One genomic window of Clostridium taeniosporum includes the following:
- a CDS encoding sugar ABC transporter ATP-binding protein: protein MLKMEGVSKVFPGVKALDNVNITAYGGEVTALMGENGAGKSTLMKILSGVYKKDGGRIFIEGEEADIKGIKSAEEYGVTIIHQELSLLNNLTVAENIFLGNEKYDKFSRKINQKLLNERSIMFLEQIGCNLNPNELVANINVGEKQMIEIAKALTKNARIIIMDEPTTALTDVETKKLFEVIENLKKKGIAVIYISHRMEEIFAICDRVEVLRDGKYAGNALIKDIDNDDLISMMVGRKIEDQFPYKEVKKGENFLEVLDLSANEGVQNASFNVKSGEILGIAGLMGSGRTELAKAIFGEYKKTSGCIKIKNKEVNIKCVSDAINNGICYLSEDRKKEGCVLGLSIKDNMSICNIGKYENKFKSIDSKKEIEDVDYYIKKINIKTPSRDQLIGKLSGGNQQKVILAKWLMLLPEILIVDEPTRGIDVGAKKEIYELLNELKSNGKAIIVISSDLPEILGISDRIIVMSEGKISGELSREEASQEAIMKLAVGIN, encoded by the coding sequence ATGCTAAAAATGGAGGGGGTATCTAAGGTTTTTCCAGGAGTAAAAGCCTTGGATAACGTAAACATTACTGCTTATGGTGGAGAAGTAACTGCACTTATGGGAGAAAATGGTGCTGGAAAATCTACACTTATGAAAATTTTAAGTGGTGTTTATAAAAAAGATGGAGGAAGAATTTTTATTGAAGGTGAAGAGGCTGATATAAAAGGAATAAAGTCAGCAGAAGAATATGGAGTAACCATAATTCATCAAGAATTAAGCTTATTAAATAATCTTACTGTAGCTGAAAACATTTTCTTGGGCAATGAAAAATATGATAAATTTAGTAGAAAGATAAATCAAAAACTTTTAAATGAGAGAAGTATAATGTTTTTAGAACAAATAGGTTGTAATCTTAATCCTAATGAACTTGTAGCTAACATTAATGTTGGTGAGAAGCAAATGATAGAAATTGCAAAAGCATTAACTAAAAATGCCAGAATTATCATAATGGACGAACCTACAACAGCATTAACAGATGTAGAAACTAAAAAGTTGTTTGAAGTAATAGAAAACTTAAAGAAAAAAGGAATAGCTGTAATTTATATATCTCATAGAATGGAAGAAATATTTGCAATTTGTGACAGAGTAGAAGTACTAAGAGATGGTAAATATGCGGGCAATGCACTAATCAAAGATATAGATAATGATGATCTTATTTCAATGATGGTTGGAAGAAAAATAGAAGATCAATTTCCATATAAAGAAGTTAAAAAAGGAGAAAATTTTTTAGAGGTTTTAGATTTAAGTGCAAATGAAGGTGTACAGAATGCATCATTTAATGTTAAGTCTGGAGAAATACTAGGAATAGCAGGACTTATGGGATCTGGTAGAACAGAGCTTGCTAAAGCTATCTTTGGTGAATACAAGAAAACTAGTGGATGCATAAAAATAAAAAATAAAGAAGTAAATATAAAATGTGTTAGTGATGCTATAAATAATGGTATATGTTATTTATCAGAAGATAGAAAGAAAGAAGGTTGTGTTTTAGGATTATCTATAAAGGATAATATGTCAATTTGTAATATAGGAAAATATGAAAATAAATTTAAATCAATAGATAGTAAAAAAGAAATTGAAGATGTAGATTATTATATTAAAAAGATAAATATAAAAACTCCTAGTAGAGATCAATTGATAGGTAAACTAAGTGGAGGAAATCAGCAAAAAGTAATTCTTGCAAAATGGCTTATGTTATTACCTGAAATTTTAATAGTAGATGAACCTACTAGAGGAATAGATGTAGGAGCTAAGAAAGAAATATATGAATTATTAAATGAACTTAAATCAAATGGAAAAGCTATTATAGTAATTTCTTCTGATTTACCAGAGATTCTTGGAATAAGTGATAGAATAATAGTTATGAGTGAAGGTAAAATATCAGGGGAACTTTCAAGAGAAGAAGCATCTCAAGAAGCTATTATGAAATTAGCTGTTGGGATTAACTAG
- a CDS encoding ABC transporter permease: MSENFKQNLVKYKSIIGLVILCTIITFVTPSFLTLSNITNVFTQVSTNAIIAVGMTFVILTGGIDLSVGSTLAISGALAASIIKSTENVFLAVIVAAVVGIAVGLVNGLLISRGKLQAFIVTLATMTIFRGLTLVFTNGTPISKLPEVFVKIGNGKIGFLPIPVIITIVIAIIAIYSLSKTRFGRYLYALGGNEDSARLSGINTDKIKTLAYVISGFASAIAGVIITSRIASASPNAGTGFELDAIAAVVIGGTSLAGGEGKISGTIIGALIIGILNNGLNLMNVSPFYQSIVKGLVILMAVLLDKKSRKK; encoded by the coding sequence ATGAGCGAAAACTTTAAACAAAATTTAGTGAAATATAAATCAATAATAGGATTAGTAATATTGTGTACTATTATAACATTTGTAACACCTAGTTTTTTAACATTATCTAATATTACGAATGTCTTTACACAAGTTTCAACTAATGCCATAATTGCTGTTGGTATGACTTTTGTAATTTTAACAGGTGGTATAGATTTATCAGTAGGCTCAACTTTGGCAATTAGTGGAGCTTTAGCAGCATCTATTATTAAATCAACTGAAAACGTATTCTTAGCTGTTATAGTAGCAGCTGTAGTTGGAATAGCTGTAGGTCTTGTAAATGGATTGTTAATTTCAAGAGGTAAATTACAAGCATTTATTGTTACTTTGGCAACAATGACAATATTTAGAGGGTTAACATTAGTATTCACAAATGGTACTCCAATTTCAAAATTACCAGAAGTTTTTGTAAAAATTGGTAATGGGAAAATAGGATTTTTACCAATTCCAGTTATTATAACTATAGTAATTGCTATTATTGCAATATATTCATTAAGTAAAACAAGATTCGGCAGATATTTATATGCTTTAGGTGGAAATGAAGATTCAGCAAGATTATCAGGTATAAATACTGATAAAATTAAAACACTTGCTTATGTAATTTCAGGATTTGCATCAGCAATTGCTGGAGTAATTATAACAAGTAGAATAGCATCAGCATCACCAAATGCAGGAACAGGATTTGAACTAGATGCAATAGCAGCAGTAGTAATTGGAGGAACTTCATTAGCTGGTGGGGAAGGAAAGATTTCAGGAACAATTATTGGTGCTCTTATAATAGGAATTTTAAACAATGGATTAAACTTAATGAATGTATCACCATTTTATCAATCAATAGTAAAAGGTTTAGTTATATTAATGGCAGTGTTATTAGATAAGAAGAGTAGAAAAAAATAA
- the rbsB gene encoding ribose ABC transporter substrate-binding protein RbsB, translating to MKIIKKILMLGLVCIMVGSFIGCSKDSNEKKIGMVLSTLNNPFFVNIKQGAEEEAKKLGFELIVLDSQNDAAKERSNVEDLLELGITALLINPTDSDAVVKSIEVANKRNIPVVTIDRMSNGGEVTSHIASDNVKGGAMAGKFVLDNFKDKDIINVVELQGIPGSSATRDRGEGFHSIIDNNPKFNLVSSQAADFDRQNGLKVMENIIQGSKDIDVVFAHNDEMALGAEKAIKSAGLDTLVIGFDGIDDALDAIEAGEMKATVAQQADLLGKLGVQLAEKIYNSEHVDSEIAADLKIMTK from the coding sequence ATGAAAATAATAAAAAAAATATTGATGCTTGGATTAGTTTGTATAATGGTAGGTTCTTTTATCGGATGTTCAAAGGACAGTAATGAGAAAAAAATAGGAATGGTTTTATCTACATTAAATAATCCTTTCTTTGTAAATATTAAGCAAGGTGCAGAAGAAGAAGCTAAAAAGTTAGGATTTGAACTAATAGTTTTAGATTCACAAAATGATGCTGCAAAAGAAAGATCTAATGTAGAGGATTTACTAGAACTTGGAATAACTGCATTATTAATAAATCCAACAGATAGCGATGCGGTAGTAAAATCAATAGAAGTTGCAAATAAAAGAAATATTCCAGTTGTTACAATAGATAGAATGTCTAATGGAGGAGAAGTTACAAGTCATATAGCATCTGATAATGTTAAAGGTGGTGCTATGGCAGGAAAATTTGTATTAGATAATTTTAAAGATAAAGATATTATAAATGTGGTAGAATTACAAGGAATACCTGGATCTTCAGCTACTAGAGATAGAGGAGAAGGATTTCATAGTATAATAGATAATAATCCTAAATTTAATTTAGTATCAAGTCAAGCTGCTGATTTTGATAGACAAAATGGTCTTAAAGTTATGGAAAATATAATTCAAGGAAGTAAAGATATTGATGTAGTATTTGCTCATAATGATGAAATGGCACTTGGAGCTGAAAAAGCCATAAAATCTGCTGGGTTAGATACTTTAGTTATTGGGTTTGATGGAATTGATGATGCTTTAGATGCCATAGAAGCAGGAGAAATGAAAGCAACAGTTGCACAACAAGCAGATTTACTTGGAAAGTTAGGTGTTCAGCTTGCAGAAAAAATATATAATTCTGAACATGTCGATAGCGAAATAGCTGCAGATTTAAAAATTATGACTAAATAA
- a CDS encoding LacI family DNA-binding transcriptional regulator, giving the protein MKKTTLLDVANHVNVSKTTVSMVLNNKKINVSEETRNKIFKASKELNYIPNSLARTLSTNRSYTIGCVVPDIENPFFSEIAKAIETEAEKYGFSMILCNTLNREDKEENYIKLLISKLVDGVIIVPSKDGTNSLDLLTLNNIPLVVVDRKIKYKDKYNIVHCDNRQGIKLGIKYLIDKSKKNIAFVGGIRHRMDTRLDYFKEFASELRILNEDIIEEENFSMNGGIRATENIIKKDKNVDCIFYSSDVMAIGGIKYLIRNGYNIPEDISILGYDNIHICSFIEPELTTIAQPIYKMGEEAFKLLLKVINSGDYIKENIILEPYLVERETVK; this is encoded by the coding sequence ATGAAGAAAACTACATTGTTAGACGTAGCTAATCACGTTAATGTATCAAAAACTACTGTATCAATGGTATTAAATAATAAGAAAATAAATGTTTCAGAAGAAACAAGAAATAAAATTTTTAAAGCTTCTAAAGAACTTAACTATATTCCAAATTCATTAGCAAGGACTTTAAGTACAAATAGGAGTTATACTATTGGATGTGTTGTTCCAGATATAGAAAATCCATTTTTCTCTGAAATTGCTAAGGCTATAGAAACAGAAGCAGAAAAATATGGATTTAGTATGATACTGTGTAATACTTTAAATAGAGAAGACAAAGAGGAAAATTATATAAAGCTTTTAATAAGTAAATTGGTTGATGGGGTTATAATAGTTCCAAGTAAAGATGGAACTAACTCTTTAGATTTATTAACACTAAACAATATTCCATTAGTTGTTGTAGATAGAAAAATAAAATACAAAGATAAATACAATATAGTACATTGTGATAATAGACAAGGAATAAAACTGGGAATTAAGTATTTAATTGATAAATCTAAGAAAAACATAGCATTTGTAGGTGGAATAAGACATAGAATGGATACACGTCTTGATTATTTTAAAGAATTTGCATCGGAATTAAGAATTCTAAATGAAGATATTATTGAAGAAGAGAATTTTTCAATGAATGGAGGAATAAGAGCTACTGAAAATATAATCAAAAAAGATAAGAATGTTGATTGTATTTTTTATAGTAGTGATGTAATGGCAATAGGAGGAATAAAATATCTAATTAGAAATGGATATAATATTCCAGAGGATATAAGTATACTGGGATATGATAATATACATATATGCTCATTTATAGAACCTGAACTTACTACTATTGCTCAACCAATATATAAAATGGGTGAAGAAGCTTTTAAATTATTACTTAAAGTAATAAATAGTGGTGATTATATAAAAGAAAATATAATATTAGAACCTTATCTAGTAGAAAGAGAAACTGTAAAATAG